One window from the genome of Eucalyptus grandis isolate ANBG69807.140 chromosome 7, ASM1654582v1, whole genome shotgun sequence encodes:
- the LOC104455623 gene encoding binding partner of ACD11 1, whose amino-acid sequence MQVSEDNAERKNGSVPESIMTPNWTINVSEIKTIKVSNISPNVSDRDVREFFSFSGDIQHVEMRRESESSQLAYVTFKEAQGADTAMLLSGATIADLCVSITPVDDYQLPPEALPSTPEKKPTIGGDAIKKAEDVVSSMLAAGFVLGKDVMARAKALDEQHHWTSSASATVASIGGKIGLGERLGAGTTIVTGKVKEMDERLHVSEMTRSALAMAEQIKAGGSAANSSIMSNRYVSTGASWVSSALETVVKVAEDVSNMTKEKVEKAEEGKTVILGEGEAGKGGDAVAATHVHVVGSPGGAPIVPLDSRDTKLGII is encoded by the exons ATGCAGGTCTCGGAGGATAATGCAGAAAGGAAAAACGGGTCGGTCCCAGAATCCATCATGACGCCAAATTGGACAATCAACGTATCTGAG ATAAAGACGATCAAGGTCAGCAACATATCTCCAAATGTTTCGGACCGAGACGTTAgagagttcttttctttctccggTGATATCCAACACGTCGAAATGAGAAG AGAATCGGAATCGTCGCAACTCGCGTATGTCACTTTCAAAGAAGCGCAGGGTGCAGACACAGCAATGCTTCTCTCG GGCGCTACCATAGCTGATCTTTGTGTTAGCATAACGCCTGTTGATGATTACCAGCTCCCCCCAGAAGCTCTTCCCTCCACACCA GAGAAGAAACCAACCATCGGCGGTGATGCCATCAAAAAGGCCGAGGACGTGGTGAGCTCGATGCTCGCAGCGGGCTTCGTCCTCGGGAAGGATGTGATGGCAAGGGCCAAGGCCCTCGACGAGCAGCACCACTGGACGTCAAGCGCGTCCGCCACCGTCGCCTCGATCGGTGGCAAGATCGGCCTGGGTGAGAGGCTCGGTGCAGGGACCACAATAGTCACGGGCAAGGTGAAGGAGATGGACGAGCGGCTCCATGTGTCTGAGATGACGAGATCGGCACTAGCGATGGCCGAGCAGATCAAGGCAGGCGGCTCGGCCGCAAACTCCAGCATCATGAGCAACCGGTACGTGTCGACCGGGGCATCGTGGGTGTCGAGTGCTCTCGAGACAGTCGTTAAGGTGGCCGAGGACGTGAGCAACATGACGAAGGAGAAGGTCGAGAAGGCCGAGGAGGGTAAAACGGTAATTTTGGGCGAGGGAGAGGCTGGGAAGGGGGGTGATGCTGTTGCAGCTACGCATGTTCATGTGGTTGGGTCTCCAGGAGGAGCTCCAATCGTGCCACTTGATTCTAGGGACACCAAACTTGGGATTATATGA